A region of Alkalinema sp. FACHB-956 DNA encodes the following proteins:
- a CDS encoding DNA polymerase III subunit alpha produces the protein MSFVGLHIHSDYSLLDGASQLPDLIDRAIALEMPAIALTDHGVMYGAIEMLKVCKGKPIRPILGNEMYIINGDIAKQERRPRYHQIVLAKNKIGYKNLVKLTTISNLKGQQGKGLFGRPCINKDYLEQYREGLIVTSACLGGEIPQAILQGRGDVARRVAQWYKDRFGDDYYLEIQDHGLPEERVVNPEIVRIAQELDIKLVATNDSHFISCYDVEAHDALLCIQTGKLISEEKRLRYTGTEYLKSAEEMSWLFRDHLPEDVVQVAIANTLEVAAKIEDYNILGEPRIPDYPVPAGYTLASYFEEVTRKGLIDRFQVSSYAEISQDYRDRLEYELQLMQQMGFDAYFLVVWDYIKYARDNNIPVGPGRGSAAGSLVAYALGITNIDPVHHGLLFERFLNPERRSMPDIDTDFCIDRREEVIDYVTQKYGEEKVAQIITYNRMTSKAVLKDVARVLNVPYSESDKMAKMIPVMRGKPTKLKVMISSDTPTKEFKEKYDSGAIVPGTTITYKDWIDTAIRIEGTNKSVGIHAAGVVISAEPLDEIVPLQKNDDGAVFTQYFMEDIESLGLLKMDFLGLKNLTMIQKTVDLVRQNYQKEIDLDRLSLEDPEVYKLLARGDLEGVFQLESSGMRQIVRDLKPSGIEDISSVLALYRPGPLDAGLIPKFINRKHGREQISYEHKVLEPILKETYGIMVYQEQIMKIAQDMGGYTLGEADLLRRAMGKKKKAEMEKHQEIFVAGAKKNGIDEKVAADLFAQMVLFAEYCFNKSHSTAYGYVTYQTAYLKAHYPVEYMAALLTANSGDQDKVQRYIASTQSMGIEVLPPDINRSGVDFTPYGRDILFGLSAVRNVGFGPVSAILQAREEGGPFQSLADLCDRVDSRTLNKRALESLIYCGAFDSIDPNRHQLIKDLEVVLDWAQSRAKDREIGQGNLFDYMATVSATPRSTTESAPKATPVADYPQQERLRLEKEVLGFYISDHPLKTIGKSAKVLAPISLGDLKDMPDKQSVSAVVMLIGVKQVTTKKGDPMCIVQMEDLTGQTEAVVFPKSFEKVGYLMQPDARLMVWGTVDRRDEQVQFIIDDAEPIDQVRLVMVELDLKKASDVEAQHNLRTILRSQTSEDRSAKVPVVAIVSANDRRQFVRFGQQFRVKDSAATVAALNQAGFMARATTLLGA, from the coding sequence ATGTCTTTTGTTGGTTTGCATATCCATAGCGACTACAGCCTTCTCGATGGTGCTAGCCAGTTACCGGATTTGATCGATCGCGCGATCGCACTGGAAATGCCCGCGATCGCACTGACAGACCATGGCGTCATGTACGGGGCGATCGAAATGCTGAAGGTCTGCAAAGGCAAGCCCATCCGCCCGATTCTGGGCAACGAAATGTACATCATCAATGGTGACATTGCGAAACAGGAGCGCCGACCCCGCTACCACCAAATTGTTCTGGCAAAAAATAAAATTGGCTACAAGAACCTCGTAAAGCTGACCACGATTTCTAACCTGAAGGGCCAACAGGGGAAAGGTCTATTTGGTCGGCCTTGCATCAACAAAGACTACTTAGAACAATATCGAGAAGGGCTGATTGTCACTAGCGCTTGCCTAGGGGGCGAAATTCCCCAGGCGATTTTGCAAGGACGGGGGGACGTGGCGCGGCGAGTGGCCCAGTGGTATAAGGATCGTTTCGGGGATGATTATTACTTAGAAATCCAAGACCACGGTTTGCCGGAAGAGCGGGTCGTCAATCCCGAAATTGTGCGGATTGCCCAGGAATTGGATATCAAGCTGGTGGCGACTAATGATTCCCACTTTATTTCCTGCTATGACGTTGAGGCCCACGATGCGTTGCTCTGCATCCAAACGGGTAAGTTGATCAGCGAAGAGAAACGCCTACGGTATACCGGAACGGAATATTTGAAATCCGCCGAGGAAATGAGTTGGTTATTCCGCGATCACTTGCCGGAAGATGTGGTGCAAGTCGCGATCGCGAATACCTTAGAAGTCGCTGCGAAGATTGAAGATTACAACATTCTGGGAGAACCGCGCATTCCAGACTATCCCGTGCCCGCAGGCTATACCCTGGCGAGTTACTTTGAAGAAGTGACCCGCAAAGGCTTGATCGATCGGTTCCAAGTCTCCAGCTATGCAGAAATTTCCCAGGACTATCGCGATCGCTTGGAATACGAGTTGCAACTGATGCAACAAATGGGCTTTGATGCCTACTTCCTCGTGGTTTGGGATTACATCAAATACGCCCGTGATAACAACATTCCCGTAGGGCCGGGGCGCGGTTCGGCGGCGGGGTCCCTGGTTGCTTACGCCCTAGGCATTACCAACATCGATCCGGTGCACCACGGCTTGCTGTTTGAGCGTTTCCTCAATCCAGAACGGCGATCGATGCCGGATATTGATACGGACTTTTGCATCGATCGGCGGGAAGAAGTCATCGACTATGTGACGCAAAAGTACGGCGAAGAAAAGGTCGCGCAGATTATTACCTACAACCGCATGACCTCCAAGGCGGTGCTGAAGGATGTGGCGCGGGTGCTGAACGTGCCCTACAGCGAATCGGACAAAATGGCGAAAATGATTCCGGTAATGCGGGGTAAGCCAACTAAGCTCAAGGTAATGATCTCCAGTGACACCCCCACGAAGGAATTCAAAGAGAAATACGACAGTGGCGCGATCGTGCCTGGAACAACGATTACTTATAAAGATTGGATTGACACCGCCATTCGCATCGAAGGTACCAACAAGAGTGTAGGCATCCACGCAGCAGGAGTGGTGATTTCTGCGGAACCGCTGGATGAAATTGTGCCGCTCCAGAAAAACGATGATGGCGCGGTCTTTACTCAATACTTCATGGAAGACATTGAGTCTCTGGGTCTACTGAAAATGGACTTCCTAGGTCTGAAGAACTTGACCATGATCCAAAAAACCGTGGACTTGGTGCGGCAGAATTACCAAAAAGAAATTGACCTCGATCGGCTGTCCTTGGAAGATCCGGAGGTTTACAAACTTCTAGCCCGAGGCGATTTGGAAGGGGTGTTCCAGTTGGAATCTTCTGGGATGCGACAGATTGTGCGGGATCTCAAACCCTCTGGGATTGAAGATATTTCATCCGTCCTAGCGCTGTATCGACCGGGACCGCTGGATGCGGGGCTGATTCCCAAGTTCATCAACCGGAAACACGGACGGGAACAAATTTCCTACGAACACAAGGTTTTAGAGCCGATCCTTAAGGAAACCTACGGCATCATGGTCTACCAGGAGCAGATCATGAAAATTGCCCAGGATATGGGCGGCTACACCCTGGGAGAAGCGGATTTGCTGCGCCGCGCCATGGGTAAGAAAAAGAAAGCCGAAATGGAAAAGCACCAGGAAATCTTTGTCGCTGGGGCCAAGAAAAACGGCATTGATGAAAAGGTGGCGGCGGATCTGTTTGCCCAAATGGTTCTGTTTGCGGAATATTGCTTTAACAAGTCCCACTCCACGGCCTACGGGTACGTCACCTATCAAACGGCTTACCTGAAAGCGCATTATCCCGTGGAATACATGGCGGCGCTGCTGACGGCCAACAGTGGCGATCAGGATAAGGTGCAGCGCTATATTGCCTCCACGCAATCCATGGGCATTGAGGTGCTGCCGCCGGATATCAATCGATCGGGGGTGGACTTTACCCCCTATGGTCGAGATATTTTGTTTGGCCTGTCAGCGGTGCGCAATGTCGGATTTGGCCCCGTGTCAGCGATTTTGCAAGCGCGGGAAGAGGGTGGCCCGTTCCAGTCCTTGGCGGATTTGTGCGATCGGGTCGATAGCCGCACGCTGAACAAACGGGCTTTAGAATCGCTGATTTACTGTGGAGCCTTCGACAGTATTGATCCCAACCGCCACCAATTGATTAAGGATTTGGAAGTGGTGTTGGACTGGGCGCAGTCGCGGGCTAAGGATCGGGAAATTGGTCAGGGCAATTTGTTCGACTACATGGCCACAGTTTCCGCCACGCCCCGATCGACGACGGAATCGGCTCCGAAAGCGACCCCAGTAGCGGACTATCCCCAGCAGGAACGGCTGCGGTTAGAAAAGGAAGTTTTGGGCTTCTATATTTCCGACCATCCGCTGAAAACGATCGGGAAATCGGCCAAAGTCCTCGCTCCCATCAGTTTGGGTGACCTGAAGGACATGCCCGATAAACAAAGTGTCAGTGCCGTCGTGATGCTGATCGGCGTGAAGCAGGTCACCACGAAAAAAGGCGATCCAATGTGCATCGTGCAGATGGAAGATCTGACGGGCCAAACGGAAGCGGTAGTCTTTCCGAAGTCCTTTGAAAAAGTTGGCTATTTAATGCAACCGGATGCCCGCTTGATGGTGTGGGGCACGGTCGATCGCCGGGATGAGCAAGTGCAGTTCATCATTGATGACGCGGAACCGATCGATCAGGTTCGACTAGTGATGGTGGAACTCGATCTGAAAAAGGCTAGTGATGTGGAAGCCCAGCATAATCTACGCACAATTTTGCGATCGCAAACCAGCGAAGATCGTAGTGCTAAAGTTCCGGTCGTCGCGATCGTGTCTGCCAACGATCGCCGCCAATTTGTTCGTTTTGGCCAGCAATTCCGTGTCAAAGATAGTGCGGCAACGGTCGCGGCTCTGAACCAAGCGGGATTTATGGCCAGAGCTACGACGCTCTTGGGGGCTTAG
- a CDS encoding FecR family protein, protein MMVTILGSSSTSLSQSSLSVRVQKWLQIQEIAGTVTITTPQGKRSAKLGDRLQAVGDSITTGSKSRAKLLVDTAIGTIEVSENTKLQIQTLSAVTDQGRITRLSMPYGRARLKLRKFTSPNSRLEIQTPAGVNGVRGTEFGVAIQPNGKTGLAVLEGAVASEALRQEVQVPAQFQNFTVPGETPSTVVPLREDTNLNYQLQKLVNRGIRRIKFVGQVDPVNLVTVNGTPLNTNAAGQFSVLFPAPSHLNIQVVVTTPLGTEKRYDIAL, encoded by the coding sequence ATGATGGTGACTATCTTAGGCTCGTCCAGCACTAGTCTTAGTCAGTCTTCCCTCTCTGTACGGGTTCAGAAGTGGCTCCAAATCCAAGAGATTGCAGGCACAGTCACCATTACGACCCCCCAAGGCAAACGTTCCGCTAAACTAGGGGATCGCTTGCAAGCAGTGGGTGACAGCATTACAACAGGCAGCAAATCGCGAGCCAAACTACTGGTAGATACCGCCATTGGGACGATCGAAGTTTCGGAAAATACTAAGCTCCAAATTCAAACGCTCAGTGCAGTCACGGATCAGGGGCGGATCACTCGATTGTCCATGCCCTACGGACGCGCCAGACTGAAGTTACGAAAGTTTACTTCTCCTAACTCCCGCTTGGAAATCCAAACCCCTGCAGGTGTCAACGGGGTTAGAGGGACAGAGTTCGGGGTGGCCATTCAACCGAACGGGAAAACTGGGTTGGCGGTCTTAGAGGGGGCTGTAGCCAGTGAAGCCCTCCGTCAAGAAGTCCAAGTTCCGGCTCAGTTCCAAAATTTTACGGTGCCAGGAGAGACCCCAAGCACCGTAGTCCCACTTAGGGAAGATACCAATTTGAACTATCAACTGCAAAAATTGGTGAATAGAGGAATTCGGCGCATTAAGTTTGTAGGCCAAGTTGATCCGGTTAATCTGGTAACTGTCAATGGTACCCCCCTAAACACCAATGCAGCCGGTCAATTTAGTGTGTTATTCCCTGCCCCCTCCCATCTAAACATTCAGGTTGTGGTTACAACACCACTGGGTACAGAAAAACGATATGACATCGCGCTTTAG
- a CDS encoding DUF1003 domain-containing protein, with amino-acid sequence MVSHKVNVPDHVIKNVESIVKLQSQQEQHDTLHLKFLDRLAMMSSKPAFLYGLITFFFLWWLSSKLHRIGVLDLGIPDYHLHEQLLDTVALLLSTTLLIRQNRQDNLANQQSHLMLQLDLLTEQKIAKIIALLEELRADLPNVIDRRDHEAETMKEMTDPELVITILQENLQPLQ; translated from the coding sequence ATGGTTAGCCACAAGGTGAATGTACCTGATCATGTGATTAAAAATGTCGAATCTATTGTGAAGCTCCAGAGCCAGCAGGAGCAGCATGATACTCTACATTTAAAGTTCCTCGATCGCTTAGCGATGATGAGTAGCAAGCCAGCGTTTCTCTATGGCTTAATCACCTTTTTTTTCCTGTGGTGGTTATCGAGTAAGCTGCATCGCATTGGGGTGCTGGATTTAGGAATTCCGGATTATCATTTGCATGAACAGTTGTTGGATACGGTTGCTTTACTGTTATCAACAACCCTTTTGATTCGGCAAAATCGCCAAGATAATCTAGCCAATCAACAGTCCCATTTAATGTTGCAGCTAGATTTATTAACAGAGCAAAAAATTGCAAAAATTATCGCGCTGCTTGAAGAATTGCGTGCTGATTTACCGAATGTGATCGATCGTCGGGATCACGAAGCAGAGACGATGAAGGAAATGACCGATCCAGAACTTGTGATTACAATTTTGCAGGAAAATCTTCAACCCCTTCAATAG
- a CDS encoding AAA-like domain-containing protein: MSQSNQPAKRKRGILLSAKGWQRLQSAEMRLSQQDNAGKPYTLQDLSDRTGLSSNTLARVRGRKVPVDHQTLDCYFRAFELVLNPDDYTDSESTITAQRPLLPPNGQLAVDSPFYIARSPAEGLCYEAILQPGGLVRLKAPRQMGKTSLVARTLMQARENQFATVMLNLRLADASIFRDLSRFLQWFCAVVTRDLELPNRLGECWDDLFGASYNCTHYFETYLLPALDRPLVLALDEIDAVFEYPEVASDFFGILRAWYEKARYGDDRSELWQKLRLILIHSTEVYVPLSIAQSPFNAGLMVDLPGLTESQVQDLAQRYHLANAADVARQVLKLVGANTHLAHLAIYYLSTERVSLEQLTLSALAPDGIYSSYLRQQLSELQQYPELLAAFRQVVLSETPISLEPILAFKLQSKGLIQVQSHRIVPSCELYQQYFSQVFQSL; the protein is encoded by the coding sequence ATGTCCCAGTCCAATCAACCCGCAAAGCGTAAACGAGGTATCCTGCTCAGTGCCAAAGGTTGGCAACGTTTGCAGTCGGCAGAAATGCGCTTAAGTCAGCAAGACAATGCAGGGAAACCCTATACGCTTCAGGATCTGAGCGATCGAACCGGGTTAAGCTCCAACACCTTAGCCAGAGTCAGAGGCCGCAAGGTGCCCGTCGATCATCAAACCTTGGATTGCTATTTCCGAGCCTTTGAACTGGTGCTGAATCCGGACGACTACACCGATTCTGAAAGCACCATCACAGCCCAACGCCCACTGCTCCCCCCCAATGGACAACTGGCTGTAGACTCACCTTTCTACATTGCTCGATCGCCTGCGGAGGGACTCTGCTATGAAGCCATTCTGCAACCGGGCGGGCTAGTACGGCTCAAGGCTCCTCGGCAAATGGGGAAAACCTCCCTAGTCGCCCGCACCTTAATGCAAGCACGGGAAAATCAGTTTGCCACGGTGATGTTGAATCTACGCCTTGCCGATGCCAGCATTTTTAGGGATTTATCTCGCTTTTTGCAATGGTTCTGTGCAGTAGTGACGCGGGATTTGGAATTACCCAATCGCTTGGGAGAATGCTGGGATGACCTGTTTGGGGCAAGTTATAACTGCACCCATTACTTTGAAACCTATTTGCTGCCAGCATTAGATCGTCCATTGGTGCTAGCACTCGATGAGATCGATGCAGTATTTGAATATCCTGAAGTAGCATCAGACTTTTTTGGAATTTTGCGAGCTTGGTATGAAAAAGCGCGCTATGGCGACGATCGCAGCGAACTCTGGCAGAAGCTGCGGCTCATCCTGATTCATTCCACGGAAGTATATGTGCCCCTCAGCATTGCTCAGTCTCCGTTTAACGCAGGGTTGATGGTGGATTTACCAGGCTTAACCGAATCCCAAGTTCAAGATCTGGCGCAGCGTTACCACTTAGCCAATGCGGCGGATGTCGCTCGGCAGGTTCTCAAATTGGTCGGTGCAAATACGCACTTAGCCCATTTAGCCATCTACTACCTCAGCACCGAACGAGTCAGTCTGGAGCAACTCACCCTCTCGGCCCTAGCCCCCGATGGGATTTATAGTTCTTACCTGCGCCAACAACTATCTGAACTACAGCAGTATCCTGAGCTTTTGGCAGCCTTTCGGCAAGTGGTCTTGTCGGAAACTCCCATTTCTTTGGAGCCAATTCTCGCGTTTAAACTTCAAAGCAAAGGACTCATCCAAGTCCAATCCCATCGGATTGTTCCCAGTTGTGAGTTGTATCAGCAGTATTTTTCCCAGGTCTTTCAAAGTCTTTGA
- a CDS encoding EAL domain-containing response regulator, producing the protein MKTILVVEIQQTRCDRIVQILDRAGFQVHVATEAFSGLACAQAYQPNLILCTHDLPHLDGLSFLQSLRAIPSIAHLACILLCSHVVPGLQRRAMAGGADDVLLYDTRMEQDLLDAIHSRLRRQMAIVQSSSHSTQWMSGKPESSPSFPSVTASAPAIPSDGVMGSSIGAPTLARLGRGEAGRPSEASWDAVAMPSMSRMPMSSLHSQLRRAIDQQELELYYQPQMDCHTAQVKGLEALVRWHHPILGTLSPDVFIPLAEATGLIVPLGDWVLRQACQQVQACQRSSASPIKLSVNVSTHQLGLGVPWVQRLIGVLRETQFDPRNLTLELTETTLMQEIARVKSCLQLVQELGIQIALDDFGTGYSSLNYLNWLPINVLKIDRTFIQKVTFNQTSAAIAETILRLAQQLRLETVAEGVETIEQLFFLRRYQCQIVQGYFYSPALPFSETQAFLSQHQLARKAIV; encoded by the coding sequence ATGAAAACAATTTTGGTGGTTGAGATACAGCAGACACGGTGCGATCGAATTGTCCAGATCCTCGATCGAGCAGGCTTCCAGGTTCACGTTGCGACTGAAGCTTTCAGTGGGTTAGCCTGCGCTCAAGCGTATCAGCCAAATCTGATTCTATGTACCCATGACCTGCCCCATTTAGATGGACTGAGTTTTCTGCAATCCTTGCGTGCAATACCGAGTATCGCACACCTTGCTTGTATTCTCCTATGTTCCCATGTGGTACCTGGCTTGCAGCGACGGGCAATGGCTGGCGGTGCCGATGATGTGTTGCTGTATGACACTAGGATGGAGCAGGACTTGTTAGACGCCATTCATAGTCGCCTTCGTCGCCAGATGGCAATTGTGCAATCATCCAGCCATTCCACCCAATGGATGTCAGGGAAGCCGGAAAGTTCTCCATCGTTTCCTTCTGTCACGGCTTCCGCCCCTGCCATCCCCTCAGACGGCGTAATGGGCTCATCGATTGGTGCACCAACCCTTGCGAGGCTAGGGAGGGGGGAAGCTGGACGGCCTAGCGAAGCAAGCTGGGACGCCGTGGCTATGCCCTCAATGTCGAGAATGCCGATGTCGTCGCTCCATAGTCAATTGAGGCGCGCGATCGACCAGCAAGAACTTGAGCTTTACTACCAACCTCAAATGGATTGCCACACGGCTCAGGTGAAGGGACTGGAAGCGCTAGTGCGCTGGCACCATCCAATTCTGGGAACGCTGTCGCCGGATGTGTTTATTCCGCTGGCAGAAGCAACGGGTTTGATTGTGCCCTTGGGAGACTGGGTCTTGCGGCAGGCTTGTCAACAAGTCCAAGCTTGTCAGCGATCGAGTGCGTCTCCTATTAAACTATCGGTCAATGTCTCAACCCATCAACTAGGACTGGGCGTCCCCTGGGTGCAGCGACTGATTGGGGTGTTACGTGAGACGCAATTCGATCCCCGCAACCTGACCTTAGAACTCACAGAAACTACGCTCATGCAAGAGATTGCGCGGGTCAAATCTTGTTTGCAGTTAGTGCAGGAGTTGGGTATCCAAATTGCTTTGGATGATTTTGGGACGGGCTATTCTTCCCTCAACTACCTCAATTGGCTGCCGATTAATGTGTTGAAGATCGATCGTACTTTTATTCAGAAAGTCACCTTTAATCAAACCTCTGCGGCGATCGCAGAGACGATTCTTCGGCTGGCGCAGCAATTACGCTTAGAAACGGTGGCGGAAGGGGTAGAAACGATCGAACAACTGTTTTTCTTGCGTCGCTATCAATGTCAAATAGTACAGGGATATTTCTACAGTCCTGCTTTACCTTTTTCTGAAACGCAAGCTTTCTTAAGCCAGCATCAGTTGGCTAGAAAGGCAATCGTTTAA
- a CDS encoding CHASE2 domain-containing protein — translation MGLLLVMGALKPLELLSYNTLFWLRGQRSWDDRVVLVAIDDDSIRRLERFPWRRKYYAQVIDVLTKASPSVIAFDLIFSESSADDAQLAEAMLRNGRVVMAQAMDATGLPLQPVPILQESAVATGHLFGQPDLDGITRKIPLQGKDDLALGAVATQVYSLVKQPIALPDLTQPFWINWPGSTRRLQQYSFVDVLEGRVPANAFQDKVVLIGVTGTGFDTMLTPFDQAPATTGVYLHAAVASNLLQGNSLRVYFDPVWTAVLLLLMPGLSVLLSVWRTEIQLAIGATCGAVWIITALILLHSNIWIPVALPVGLLVCTTIAVALCERLRMNWLLQRQVRYLWEAYVPDLMQQRPDWQPDRLLLPSTHPKSIRAVVHLANLAEELGRSQSTQSAISRSLSVALVALDVKGHVWFCNALAGEWLGVEVGQNLEGVLVPHWYPADQWHQDIWLLCRGQEIEVREVEAHDHSYSLTLQLLEYKEAQKVTDFSFMNQQGLLLVIEDISDRKQVERNLEKQVQELERISQLKDDFLSTVSHELRTPITNMRLAIQMLKIAQSDKQRQQYLGILEQECHRERDLINDLLDLQRLELGQNVLELASLNLTIWLPEIVDSFETRARTRQQQLSCYVESNLPEVFTEARSLERILTELINNACKYTPPLGEIRVFARRLTGDRVLISVRNTGVEISPEDQVQIFEKFYRIPKSDRWQQGGTGLGLALVKRLTSHLQGTIQVKSEDLAAEFIIELPISYT, via the coding sequence ATGGGTCTTCTCCTGGTGATGGGTGCACTCAAACCTCTGGAATTGCTCAGCTACAACACCTTATTTTGGCTACGCGGACAACGATCGTGGGACGATCGCGTCGTTTTGGTCGCGATCGATGATGACAGTATCCGTCGGTTAGAGCGATTTCCCTGGCGTCGCAAATACTATGCCCAGGTTATCGACGTATTAACCAAGGCCAGCCCCAGTGTGATTGCCTTCGACTTAATTTTTTCAGAATCCAGTGCGGATGATGCCCAATTAGCGGAAGCAATGTTGCGCAATGGGCGAGTGGTGATGGCCCAAGCCATGGATGCCACAGGGTTACCCCTCCAGCCAGTACCCATTCTCCAAGAATCGGCCGTTGCGACGGGCCATTTGTTTGGGCAACCGGATTTGGATGGGATTACCCGCAAAATTCCGCTGCAAGGGAAGGATGATTTGGCCTTAGGGGCAGTGGCCACCCAGGTTTACAGTTTGGTCAAGCAGCCCATTGCACTCCCGGATCTCACCCAACCGTTTTGGATTAATTGGCCTGGATCAACTCGGCGATTGCAGCAATATTCCTTTGTGGATGTTTTGGAAGGACGGGTACCCGCTAACGCCTTCCAAGACAAGGTGGTGTTGATTGGGGTGACGGGAACGGGCTTTGATACGATGCTAACGCCCTTTGATCAGGCCCCTGCCACGACGGGCGTCTATCTCCATGCAGCGGTTGCCTCGAACTTACTCCAAGGGAATTCGCTCCGGGTCTATTTTGATCCTGTCTGGACTGCGGTTTTGTTGCTCTTGATGCCGGGATTGAGTGTACTGCTGAGTGTATGGCGTACCGAAATTCAATTAGCGATCGGGGCAACGTGCGGTGCAGTATGGATTATCACAGCATTGATTTTATTACATTCCAACATTTGGATTCCTGTTGCGCTACCAGTGGGTCTTCTAGTTTGCACGACCATTGCCGTTGCATTGTGTGAACGACTACGGATGAATTGGCTATTGCAGCGACAGGTTAGATATTTGTGGGAAGCCTATGTGCCAGATTTAATGCAGCAACGACCAGACTGGCAACCCGATCGCCTCCTGTTGCCCTCGACCCATCCCAAATCCATTCGAGCCGTGGTGCATCTAGCCAATCTCGCCGAAGAACTGGGCCGGTCACAATCTACTCAAAGTGCTATTTCTCGTAGTTTATCGGTGGCTCTGGTGGCTTTGGATGTCAAAGGTCATGTTTGGTTTTGTAATGCCTTGGCAGGGGAATGGCTTGGCGTTGAAGTGGGCCAGAACTTGGAGGGTGTTTTAGTGCCCCATTGGTACCCCGCGGATCAGTGGCACCAGGATATCTGGTTGCTTTGTCGAGGGCAGGAGATTGAAGTGAGAGAAGTGGAGGCCCACGATCACTCCTATAGTTTGACCCTACAGTTGCTGGAGTATAAAGAAGCCCAAAAAGTCACTGACTTTTCATTTATGAATCAGCAGGGATTGTTGCTGGTCATTGAAGATATCAGCGATCGTAAACAGGTTGAACGCAATTTGGAAAAACAAGTTCAAGAATTAGAACGGATTAGCCAACTCAAGGATGACTTTCTGAGTACGGTTTCCCACGAATTGCGAACCCCCATTACCAACATGCGCTTGGCGATTCAGATGCTGAAAATAGCCCAATCTGATAAGCAACGGCAGCAATATTTGGGCATCTTAGAGCAGGAATGTCATCGTGAGCGGGACTTAATTAACGATCTACTCGATCTTCAGCGGTTGGAATTGGGCCAAAATGTTTTGGAGCTGGCTTCGCTGAATTTGACAATTTGGCTGCCTGAAATTGTAGATTCCTTTGAAACCCGTGCTCGCACCCGACAGCAGCAATTATCTTGCTATGTTGAATCGAATCTGCCTGAAGTGTTTACAGAAGCTAGAAGCTTAGAACGCATCCTCACTGAACTGATTAATAATGCCTGCAAATATACCCCCCCCTTAGGGGAAATTCGGGTTTTTGCTCGGCGACTGACTGGCGATCGGGTACTGATTTCAGTCCGTAATACCGGCGTCGAAATCTCGCCTGAGGATCAGGTACAAATTTTTGAGAAGTTTTACCGAATTCCTAAGAGCGATCGTTGGCAACAGGGAGGAACTGGGTTGGGGTTGGCCTTAGTCAAACGCTTAACTAGTCATCTTCAAGGCACCATCCAAGTGAAGAGTGAAGATTTAGCTGCTGAATTTATTATTGAACTTCCCATCAGTTATACCTAG
- a CDS encoding helix-turn-helix transcriptional regulator yields the protein MEDFGQLVRDRRRQEKLSQEELAQQVGISRNYLSQIERGQATNLSWQLREKISAILGLKEAPPPTAATEPDWPASLVEFAQAANLPPDDVQMLANLKYRGQQPTTPEKWEFLYNVIKMTVGK from the coding sequence ATGGAAGACTTTGGACAATTGGTGCGCGATCGTCGTCGCCAGGAAAAACTCAGCCAGGAGGAACTGGCCCAGCAGGTTGGCATTTCTCGCAATTACCTGTCCCAGATTGAGCGGGGTCAGGCGACCAATTTGTCTTGGCAACTGCGTGAAAAAATATCCGCAATTTTAGGTCTGAAGGAAGCTCCCCCCCCAACGGCTGCAACGGAACCGGATTGGCCAGCGAGTTTGGTGGAGTTTGCCCAGGCTGCGAATTTGCCGCCAGATGATGTGCAAATGTTGGCTAATTTAAAGTACCGAGGTCAGCAACCGACAACGCCGGAAAAGTGGGAGTTTCTCTACAATGTGATCAAAATGACGGTGGGAAAATAA